One window of Chamaesiphon minutus PCC 6605 genomic DNA carries:
- a CDS encoding tyrosine-type recombinase/integrase, with translation MSIPLATVATEFLERPGLARSTVQSYELSLMPLLGEYGSYPIEILSRSTLANYLDNLSHLAYTTHQRHQAILQALFNFAVEQGYLKVNPIARLQRRKPNLERGEHFSDRVIRYLSPAQITTLYQVIDHHSRMKALVYLLHRTGARIAETLALNLEQIDLIERKFQVIGKGNKIRWCFYSEDAATVLEKYLKYYRHPESDALFTAQKPVTKLVTRLSYRTAHRDWTHLIESAPELNGIRMHDLRHTFATERVGLMGIEELRALMGHTNIQTTLRYQKVTSERAEIVAHSALDRLVQASKNS, from the coding sequence TTGTCTATCCCACTAGCTACAGTCGCCACTGAATTTCTAGAGCGTCCAGGACTCGCTCGAAGCACCGTTCAATCCTATGAATTGAGCCTCATGCCGCTACTAGGAGAATACGGCAGTTATCCGATTGAAATCTTGAGCCGTTCGACACTAGCAAATTACCTAGATAACTTATCTCATCTAGCTTATACGACTCATCAACGACATCAAGCAATCTTACAAGCTTTATTCAACTTTGCAGTCGAGCAAGGTTACTTGAAAGTTAACCCTATCGCTCGACTTCAACGACGCAAACCCAATCTAGAACGGGGAGAGCATTTTTCAGATCGAGTGATTCGATATTTATCCCCAGCCCAAATCACCACACTTTATCAAGTAATCGACCATCACAGTCGGATGAAAGCTCTGGTGTACTTGCTACATCGCACTGGTGCCAGAATTGCAGAGACTTTAGCATTGAACCTAGAACAGATCGATTTAATAGAGCGCAAATTTCAAGTGATTGGCAAAGGGAATAAAATCCGGTGGTGTTTCTACAGTGAAGATGCCGCAACGGTTCTAGAAAAATATCTAAAATACTACCGTCACCCAGAATCGGATGCTTTATTTACCGCCCAAAAACCCGTCACCAAATTAGTCACCCGCCTGAGTTATCGCACAGCTCATCGTGACTGGACACACCTAATTGAGAGCGCACCAGAACTCAATGGGATTAGAATGCACGACTTACGACACACCTTTGCTACCGAACGAGTTGGCTTGATGGGCATCGAGGAGTTACGTGCCCTGATGGGACATACTAATATTCAAACCACTTTGCGCTATCAAAAAGTTACTTCTGAACGAGCAGAAATTGTCGCGCACTCAGCCTTAGATCGATTGGTGCAAGCCTCGAAAAATAGTTGA
- a CDS encoding helix-turn-helix domain-containing protein: MTQIDRIDLEQLTTKYLTKFQRHLLENQLEVETIPEYRQRIEIMLLADEGKTQTQICRQLNCSPLTARHWMFVAKSGQAHTWQTQPIGRPKTVTSDYLKRLKELVQSGVNRPMIESSSSK, from the coding sequence ATGACTCAAATCGATCGCATCGACTTGGAGCAACTCACTACCAAATATTTAACAAAATTTCAACGTCACCTACTAGAAAATCAACTAGAAGTCGAAACAATTCCTGAATATCGACAGCGGATCGAAATTATGTTGTTGGCAGATGAAGGCAAAACCCAAACTCAAATCTGTCGGCAGCTCAACTGTTCGCCACTGACAGCCAGACACTGGATGTTCGTGGCTAAATCCGGTCAAGCGCACACTTGGCAAACCCAACCGATCGGTCGTCCCAAAACTGTCACATCCGACTACCTCAAGCGACTCAAGGAACTAGTACAGAGCGGCGTAAATAGACCTATGATTGAAAGCAGCTCATCAAAATGA
- a CDS encoding transposase encodes MKNSGNKGFDQHYNGQIAIEHQALLIISNTLSNHPNDQLDALPTVDAIDRRVGKPKRAALDTGYFSVTNIEGLETRQIEPYIATGRHSHQDYWQTILSQQPDPPVAAATLKAQMAYKLQTDEGRAFYRLRKCTVEPIIGIIKETIGFRQFSLRGLTKAAGEWNLVCLAYNFRRLHRLMGIKCVSPTGC; translated from the coding sequence ATGAAAAATAGTGGTAACAAAGGCTTTGACCAGCATTATAATGGTCAGATTGCGATCGAGCATCAAGCTTTATTAATTATTTCCAACACTCTATCCAATCATCCTAATGACCAACTTGATGCACTACCAACTGTCGATGCGATCGATCGTAGAGTCGGCAAGCCCAAGCGAGCAGCATTAGATACTGGCTACTTCAGCGTGACTAATATTGAGGGTTTGGAGACACGTCAAATTGAGCCATACATAGCTACCGGGCGGCATTCTCATCAGGATTATTGGCAAACTATATTGTCACAACAACCAGATCCACCAGTGGCAGCGGCAACACTGAAAGCACAGATGGCATACAAGCTGCAAACCGATGAAGGAAGAGCATTTTATCGGTTACGAAAGTGTACCGTCGAACCGATTATTGGTATTATCAAAGAAACAATAGGGTTTCGCCAGTTCTCTTTAAGAGGCTTGACCAAAGCAGCCGGAGAATGGAATCTTGTCTGCCTCGCCTACAATTTCAGACGTTTGCATCGATTAATGGGGATTAAATGTGTTTCTCCGACAGGCTGCTAG
- a CDS encoding transposase: protein MGHKVEHICRVYEQAPQRALTGEVTLSLDEMTGIQALERTMPNIPMKPGQCERVEFEYTRHGTQSLIASFDVATGRIALASVGATRTEADFAEHVTRSLAQYPTAAKYHLVMDCLNTHQSETLVRLVAGLETTPQELGVKGQSGILKSMETRAQFLADPNHRLVIHYTPKHCSWMNQIEIWFGILVRKLLRRGSFTSTNHLKARIHEFVDYFNITMAKPFKWTYKGKPLTS from the coding sequence TTGGGGCACAAAGTTGAACACATCTGTCGTGTCTACGAACAAGCACCCCAACGTGCGCTGACAGGAGAAGTCACCCTCAGCCTGGACGAAATGACTGGGATTCAAGCACTGGAGAGAACTATGCCAAATATTCCGATGAAACCAGGACAGTGCGAACGTGTAGAGTTTGAATATACTCGACACGGAACTCAATCATTAATTGCCAGTTTCGATGTGGCAACTGGTCGAATTGCGTTGGCCAGTGTGGGCGCAACTCGAACCGAAGCTGATTTCGCCGAGCATGTCACCCGTTCCTTAGCACAATATCCCACTGCCGCAAAATACCATTTGGTCATGGATTGTCTCAATACCCATCAATCCGAGACGCTGGTTAGGCTGGTGGCCGGATTAGAGACAACTCCACAGGAGCTGGGTGTTAAAGGTCAGTCGGGGATTTTGAAGTCAATGGAGACGCGAGCGCAATTTTTAGCCGACCCAAACCATCGGCTAGTGATTCATTACACGCCCAAACATTGTTCTTGGATGAATCAGATTGAGATCTGGTTTGGGATTCTAGTACGGAAATTGTTACGACGCGGTAGCTTTACCAGTACAAATCACTTGAAAGCCCGGATCCATGAGTTTGTGGACTACTTTAACATTACGATGGCCAAACCCTTCAAATGGACTTACAAGGGTAAACCTCTAACCTCTTAG
- a CDS encoding transposase — MLKQTVSIEECLPPDHLARFVVQTIAQLDLSSIYSAYGAKGGTPIAPEILLGMLVYGYATGIFSSRGLEKASYESMPVRFIAGNLHPDHDTIANFRSRFLEQIKELFVQILEMAVAANVLKVEDISVDGTKIHADASKSKAVSHKRLEEIQMQLRTEVEKLIKLGQKADGIKIDKEVDVVAEIARRKERLAHLEKAKQELHNRAQEQYELDQSKYVEKMAERAAYIEKTGKKPSGRVPSPPFLPSPIERNTISPILNHGS, encoded by the coding sequence ATGCTAAAACAAACAGTGAGTATCGAAGAATGCTTGCCACCAGACCATCTTGCCCGATTTGTAGTGCAAACGATCGCTCAACTCGACCTCAGTAGTATTTATAGTGCATATGGAGCCAAGGGTGGAACACCAATTGCACCAGAAATTTTGTTAGGAATGCTTGTATACGGTTACGCGACTGGAATCTTTAGTTCGCGAGGATTGGAAAAAGCGAGCTACGAATCAATGCCAGTTCGATTTATAGCTGGTAACTTACATCCAGACCATGATACGATTGCCAACTTTAGGAGTAGATTTCTAGAACAGATTAAAGAACTATTTGTACAAATATTGGAAATGGCAGTTGCAGCTAATGTATTGAAAGTTGAAGACATTAGTGTTGATGGGACAAAGATTCACGCAGATGCGTCCAAAAGTAAGGCAGTGAGCCACAAACGTTTAGAAGAAATTCAGATGCAATTACGAACGGAAGTGGAAAAATTGATAAAATTGGGTCAAAAAGCAGATGGAATTAAGATAGACAAAGAAGTCGATGTTGTTGCCGAAATTGCGCGGAGGAAGGAGCGATTAGCTCATCTTGAGAAGGCAAAACAAGAATTACATAATCGAGCGCAAGAGCAATACGAATTAGACCAGTCTAAATACGTTGAAAAAATGGCAGAACGAGCAGCATATATTGAAAAAACAGGGAAAAAGCCGAGCGGAAGGGTTCCATCACCCCCTTTTTTGCCATCACCGATCGAGCGCAATACAATTTCACCGATCCTCAATCACGGATCATGA
- a CDS encoding helix-turn-helix domain-containing protein, giving the protein MNILQSDKSPNTSETVGDYIKRMRLMLGLNQKELAAIAGIHLQSVGKIERGLTTKLNSHSKNGLASALQVPVEYLEAVCRGTPVVAVSQLKFCAPCWTPGTPPDPLWMDVRAKYCFLCGFALRDRCSHCQETIASLKHRFCPFCGTAYKAEA; this is encoded by the coding sequence GTGAATATTCTTCAAAGTGATAAATCGCCTAACACCAGTGAAACTGTGGGTGACTATATCAAACGGATGCGATTAATGCTCGGTTTGAATCAGAAGGAATTGGCAGCTATCGCGGGGATTCACTTGCAAAGCGTGGGGAAAATCGAACGCGGGCTAACAACTAAGCTGAATTCTCACAGTAAAAATGGCTTGGCAAGTGCGCTACAAGTTCCGGTGGAATATTTAGAGGCAGTCTGTCGCGGTACTCCAGTTGTGGCTGTTTCTCAACTCAAATTCTGTGCGCCGTGCTGGACTCCTGGAACGCCACCAGACCCACTCTGGATGGATGTGAGGGCTAAATACTGCTTTCTGTGTGGTTTTGCGCTACGCGATCGTTGTAGTCATTGCCAGGAAACGATTGCTTCTCTCAAGCATCGCTTTTGTCCTTTTTGTGGCACTGCTTATAAGGCTGAAGCCTGA
- a CDS encoding helix-turn-helix domain-containing protein, producing MPRLSAALITLNEVEQAELQQLLKRKKTPQQIALRAKIIVLAAQGKSHGEIAETLEISKDMSRLWRNRWLELKDRQLPAIERLMDAVRPGAPATFTLEQITQLYAIACAPPEQYGRPISQWTSRELAAELIKQGIVASISQRHVGRLLAEAELKPHQSSYWLHPPPTQNWGTKLNTSVVSTNKHPNVR from the coding sequence ATGCCAAGATTATCCGCTGCCCTAATTACACTCAATGAAGTAGAACAAGCCGAACTACAACAACTACTCAAGCGCAAGAAAACGCCACAACAAATCGCACTCCGAGCCAAAATCATCGTCTTGGCAGCCCAAGGGAAAAGTCACGGTGAGATTGCTGAGACATTAGAAATTAGCAAGGATATGAGTAGATTATGGCGAAACAGATGGTTGGAGTTGAAGGATCGACAACTGCCAGCCATCGAGCGGCTGATGGATGCCGTGCGACCAGGTGCGCCAGCCACCTTCACCCTCGAACAAATCACACAACTATACGCCATCGCATGTGCCCCGCCCGAACAGTACGGCCGTCCCATCAGTCAGTGGACGAGCAGAGAATTAGCCGCCGAACTGATAAAACAGGGCATCGTCGCATCGATTAGCCAGCGACATGTGGGCAGACTCCTAGCTGAAGCCGAACTCAAACCCCACCAGAGTAGTTACTGGTTGCATCCCCCCCCGACCCAGAATTGGGGCACAAAGTTGAACACATCTGTCGTGTCTACGAACAAGCACCCCAACGTGCGCTGA
- a CDS encoding Tn3 family transposase, with product MTAIERTAYPRFKSQATVKELTEIYTPSASELIFAQTQVKSKRGLLRLLVMLKSFQRLGYFPPSEAVPPTVVGHIRACLNLSANVCAIPPERSRYYYAEAIRAYLGVHPYDRKAQTAIATAIAQAAQVMEYPADLINVAVEELVKERYELPAFSTLDRLVGHIRTVVNNRLFGRITNAMTPIQQAFVDDLLATSPASGLTFSLLRAPPKSARLSHVQALQAKFEQMLTCGDVRQLLITIAPAKVKSFAAQAKALALTDLRELKLAKRRALLICLLYRVQVKTRDHLVEMFLKRMQKMHQCARDKLVELREQHLAQTASMLGVLAEILQTSAGETDTASLGERVQSVLETHGGAVALLEQCEEITAYNSDNYLPLVWRFYSRYRSVLFPLVRGLEIQSTSQDLSLTAALTVVLAHEDRRSKWLPVDDLDLSFMSERWRRLVVEEHEGKVRLVRQQFEVCIFTYLAAEFKSGDACVVGSENYADFREQLLSWDECQPLLADYCQQTGMAPTAAQFVEQLQIELTETATTVDQICQDGTQITISAEGEPVLKRIAAAPPPSGAKELEAEILQRLPERSVLDILCHVEHWLNWVRHFGPVSGSEPKIENSVERYILAVFGYGCNLGPNQTARHTRGKVSSRMLAYVNRQHISIQQLEAAMRDLINAYNLLELPKCWGTGKKAAADGSKFEVYENNLMSEYHIRYGGYGGIAYHHVSDTYIALFTHFINCGVWEAVYILDGLLKNTSDIQPDTLHADTQGQSTTVFGLSYLLGIKLMPRIRNWQDYKFFRPSQDAVYEYIDPLFKDVIDWQLIRTHWQDLMRVVLSIQAGKFLPSMLLRKLGSYSRKNRLYQAFRELGRVVRTIFLLEYISDRGLRQEITACTNIVEGYNHFLDWIFFGKEGIITENDPEQQEKRVKYLDLVASAVILHNAVDLSVVIQQLTAEGVKIDRSMLATLSPYLTGHLKRYGDFVIDLQSIPAPLEGAIHLPIVSALSEANNLDG from the coding sequence ATGACCGCTATCGAACGCACGGCTTATCCCCGCTTCAAATCTCAGGCAACTGTCAAGGAACTGACCGAAATCTATACACCATCTGCATCTGAGCTAATATTTGCCCAAACACAAGTCAAAAGTAAACGTGGGCTGCTGCGCTTATTAGTGATGCTCAAATCATTCCAGCGGTTGGGCTATTTTCCACCATCAGAAGCAGTCCCGCCAACGGTTGTCGGACACATTCGGGCTTGTTTGAATCTCAGTGCCAACGTCTGTGCCATCCCACCCGAACGTTCTCGCTACTATTATGCAGAGGCAATTCGAGCTTACTTGGGCGTTCATCCTTACGACCGTAAGGCTCAAACTGCCATTGCTACGGCCATTGCACAGGCGGCCCAGGTGATGGAGTATCCTGCCGATTTAATCAATGTCGCAGTCGAAGAATTGGTCAAAGAACGTTATGAATTACCAGCTTTTAGTACTTTAGATCGTTTAGTCGGTCATATCCGTACTGTCGTGAATAATCGCTTGTTTGGGCGCATTACCAATGCGATGACTCCCATCCAGCAGGCATTTGTAGATGATTTGCTAGCTACTTCACCCGCATCGGGATTAACCTTCAGTTTATTGAGAGCACCACCGAAAAGTGCTCGCCTATCTCACGTTCAAGCACTACAAGCTAAATTCGAGCAGATGCTCACCTGTGGGGATGTGCGCCAGTTACTCATCACTATTGCACCTGCTAAGGTCAAATCCTTTGCCGCTCAAGCCAAAGCCTTGGCTCTGACGGACTTGCGGGAGCTGAAACTAGCTAAACGTCGTGCTCTATTGATTTGTCTGCTCTACCGCGTCCAAGTCAAAACTCGCGACCATTTGGTGGAGATGTTTCTCAAGCGAATGCAGAAAATGCACCAGTGTGCCAGAGACAAGCTGGTAGAGTTACGCGAGCAGCATTTAGCTCAGACGGCATCGATGCTGGGAGTCTTAGCTGAGATTTTACAGACATCAGCAGGCGAAACCGATACAGCTAGTTTGGGCGAACGAGTCCAATCTGTGCTGGAAACGCATGGGGGAGCCGTAGCTTTGTTGGAGCAGTGTGAAGAGATTACTGCTTACAATAGCGACAATTACTTGCCCCTAGTGTGGCGGTTCTACAGTCGTTACCGTTCGGTGTTATTTCCATTGGTGCGGGGCTTGGAAATCCAGTCCACCAGCCAAGACCTCTCATTGACGGCAGCTTTAACTGTCGTTTTGGCGCATGAAGATCGCCGCTCCAAATGGTTGCCAGTGGATGATTTAGATCTGAGCTTTATGAGCGAACGCTGGCGGCGATTGGTGGTGGAGGAACATGAGGGTAAAGTGCGGTTGGTGCGACAGCAATTCGAGGTGTGTATCTTCACTTATTTGGCAGCAGAATTCAAAAGCGGTGATGCTTGCGTGGTGGGGTCAGAGAACTATGCAGACTTCCGCGAACAGTTGCTATCCTGGGATGAGTGTCAGCCGCTATTGGCAGATTATTGTCAACAAACCGGAATGGCTCCTACCGCCGCTCAATTTGTCGAACAGCTTCAGATCGAACTGACAGAGACAGCCACCACTGTAGACCAAATTTGCCAGGATGGGACGCAGATAACCATTAGTGCAGAAGGCGAACCAGTACTCAAACGAATTGCTGCTGCGCCACCACCATCTGGAGCAAAGGAATTGGAAGCGGAGATCCTACAACGCCTGCCAGAGCGCAGTGTGTTGGATATCCTTTGTCATGTCGAGCATTGGCTCAATTGGGTGCGTCATTTTGGCCCAGTTTCTGGTTCTGAGCCAAAGATTGAGAATTCGGTCGAACGGTATATTTTGGCAGTATTTGGCTATGGTTGTAATCTGGGGCCGAATCAAACCGCACGACACACGCGGGGGAAAGTTAGTTCGCGGATGTTGGCTTATGTCAATCGCCAACATATCTCCATTCAACAGCTTGAAGCAGCGATGCGAGATCTGATTAATGCCTATAATCTGCTGGAGCTGCCCAAGTGTTGGGGGACGGGGAAGAAGGCTGCTGCTGATGGCAGTAAGTTTGAGGTTTATGAAAATAATTTGATGTCAGAGTATCACATTCGCTATGGTGGCTATGGGGGTATTGCCTACCATCATGTTTCCGATACCTACATTGCTTTGTTCACCCATTTCATTAATTGTGGAGTTTGGGAGGCGGTTTATATTCTCGATGGCTTGCTCAAGAATACTTCGGATATTCAACCCGATACTTTGCACGCAGATACCCAAGGACAATCAACTACCGTGTTTGGATTGTCATATTTGTTGGGGATTAAACTGATGCCTCGGATTCGGAACTGGCAGGATTATAAGTTCTTTCGTCCCAGTCAGGATGCTGTTTACGAGTATATCGACCCGCTGTTTAAGGATGTCATTGACTGGCAATTAATTCGCACTCATTGGCAGGATTTAATGCGAGTGGTGTTATCGATTCAGGCGGGGAAGTTTTTACCTTCGATGCTGTTGCGGAAATTAGGAAGTTACAGTCGGAAAAATCGTCTCTATCAGGCTTTTAGGGAATTAGGTCGAGTCGTTCGCACGATCTTTCTGCTCGAATATATTTCCGATCGTGGTTTGCGCCAAGAGATTACTGCCTGTACTAATATCGTGGAGGGCTACAATCATTTCCTAGACTGGATCTTCTTTGGGAAGGAGGGAATTATCACTGAAAACGATCCCGAACAACAGGAGAAGCGTGTCAAGTATCTCGATCTGGTTGCTAGTGCCGTGATTCTCCATAATGCGGTGGATCTGTCTGTAGTCATTCAGCAACTGACGGCTGAAGGGGTCAAGATCGATCGTTCGATGTTAGCAACGCTGAGTCCTTATTTGACGGGTCATCTGAAGCGTTATGGCGATTTTGTTATCGATCTGCAAAGCATTCCTGCGCCATTGGAGGGCGCAATTCATCTCCCGATTGTCTCCGCTCTGTCGGAAGCCAATAACCTGGATGGATGA
- a CDS encoding phosphotransferase, with product MKIVLDTDNVFTYLAKLKYCTNLAKDTSKTLIISAKNFNIAIEFEDGRHLLVKQEILNDCGESRGEFWTAWHIKQLVDRFPKLGEKIGNFLPELLHFDPESSILIVNYLNNYSDLYRYYLQENQFPIEIASAIGQFLATFHSQTFQQPDYQQFLERGLDRADFPDASEPDADRHIDTAMTATDIIYRLNRITPQVFQTMPIECLQFFKLYQRFPSLTRAIADLGAAISPSCAIHNDLKLNNILLDSDWNSTQSQVIRVIDWERASWGDPAFDLGCILGSYLEIWLDGLAISKMLSINESLQLAVTPLELLQPSLFTLVQSYLAGFPTILATRPDFLDRAIQFAGLALIQRIEISIDSHRSFGDRGIMMLQVAKQLLCTPQAAMKTLFDCDFDRLVSC from the coding sequence ATGAAAATTGTTTTAGATACAGATAACGTCTTCACATATTTAGCTAAACTTAAATACTGTACTAATCTCGCGAAGGATACGAGCAAAACTTTAATTATTTCAGCAAAAAACTTTAACATCGCGATCGAATTTGAAGATGGCAGACATTTATTAGTCAAACAAGAGATTTTGAATGATTGTGGAGAAAGTCGAGGTGAATTTTGGACAGCTTGGCACATCAAGCAATTAGTCGATCGGTTTCCTAAGCTAGGCGAAAAAATTGGCAACTTTTTACCCGAACTACTACATTTCGATCCCGAAAGTTCAATTTTAATAGTTAACTATCTCAATAACTACAGCGATCTATATCGCTACTATCTCCAGGAAAATCAATTCCCGATCGAGATCGCTAGCGCGATCGGACAATTCCTGGCAACTTTTCACTCTCAGACATTTCAACAGCCAGATTATCAGCAATTTTTGGAGCGAGGACTCGATCGAGCCGATTTCCCAGACGCCAGCGAACCAGACGCAGATCGCCACATCGATACCGCGATGACAGCCACCGATATCATTTACCGTCTCAATCGGATTACGCCCCAAGTTTTTCAGACAATGCCGATCGAGTGTCTGCAATTTTTTAAGCTGTATCAACGCTTCCCCAGCTTGACACGCGCCATCGCCGATCTGGGTGCCGCAATCTCACCCAGTTGTGCGATCCATAACGATCTCAAACTGAATAATATTCTGCTCGACTCCGACTGGAACAGCACCCAGTCGCAAGTAATTAGAGTCATCGATTGGGAACGAGCGAGTTGGGGCGATCCAGCATTCGATCTAGGCTGTATTTTAGGCAGCTATCTCGAAATTTGGCTGGATGGATTGGCAATTAGCAAGATGTTGAGTATCAATGAGTCATTACAGCTAGCAGTAACGCCCTTAGAGCTGCTGCAACCCTCCTTATTTACCTTGGTGCAGTCATACTTAGCAGGATTTCCGACAATTCTGGCTACTCGCCCCGATTTTCTCGATCGTGCGATCCAATTTGCGGGACTCGCCCTCATCCAACGCATTGAGATCTCGATCGATAGCCACCGCAGCTTTGGCGATCGCGGGATTATGATGCTTCAAGTAGCCAAGCAATTGCTCTGTACGCCGCAAGCTGCGATGAAGACTCTATTCGATTGTGATTTCGATCGATTAGTAAGCTGTTAA
- a CDS encoding T3SS effector HopA1 family protein — protein MVSNFQQVFVEIVNNIEIAPDLTISHPDYPPLTIDPDLYARFSQIPIPLQTKFLTDRVRNYLYNVYFTGSLPTIAATAAAAGLGSPITNNLINGVDIDFYRRLQQSNTSRGYFDINWRVVAETDDGELIISKDGLNLHVDRQHHLPPNFHNATIDDTIPIYLPHSLVGVNTYIMVGNAGSPQQRDLQADDDPLSVKVYFNFTPDAAVAIAQQLTSQLNQLGIAFEFAVLHDPAFFYRYDAATLWLSQANYLKAQPYLINIYQAHQSEFSPQVPLFTKQLAPGLAIAEVPLTTTDSFGRHRCELVARGLVSAELPTENSATASSLSEKHI, from the coding sequence ATGGTATCAAATTTTCAGCAAGTATTTGTAGAAATAGTCAACAATATCGAGATCGCCCCAGATTTAACGATCTCTCATCCTGACTATCCACCCCTGACGATCGATCCAGATCTCTATGCACGATTTAGCCAAATACCTATCCCGTTGCAGACAAAATTTTTGACCGATCGAGTTCGCAATTACCTCTACAATGTGTATTTTACTGGCAGTTTGCCGACAATTGCGGCAACAGCCGCCGCAGCGGGATTGGGATCGCCAATTACCAATAATCTGATTAATGGGGTGGACATCGATTTTTATCGACGGCTCCAGCAGAGCAACACCAGCCGTGGGTATTTCGATATTAATTGGCGTGTAGTCGCCGAAACCGACGATGGCGAACTCATCATTAGTAAAGATGGCTTAAATTTACATGTCGATCGACAACACCATCTACCGCCAAATTTCCACAATGCCACGATCGACGATACAATTCCCATTTATTTACCGCACAGCCTGGTGGGTGTCAATACGTACATCATGGTTGGCAATGCTGGTTCGCCGCAGCAGCGCGATCTTCAGGCAGACGACGATCCGCTATCAGTGAAAGTTTACTTCAATTTTACGCCAGATGCGGCTGTGGCGATCGCCCAGCAATTAACTAGCCAATTAAATCAATTAGGCATTGCCTTCGAGTTTGCAGTTCTCCACGATCCTGCCTTCTTTTATCGCTATGATGCGGCTACGCTCTGGCTGTCTCAGGCTAACTACCTCAAAGCACAACCCTACCTCATCAACATTTATCAAGCCCACCAATCTGAATTTTCTCCCCAGGTGCCGCTATTTACCAAGCAACTAGCTCCAGGATTGGCAATTGCCGAGGTGCCACTTACCACTACCGATTCATTTGGAAGGCATCGCTGCGAACTCGTCGCACGCGGCTTAGTATCGGCTGAATTACCAACAGAAAACTCGGCTACCGCTAGCAGCCTGTCGGAGAAACACATTTAA